CTacttggaggggggaggggttagctcgtgggatAGGGGCGGGGACATTTAGTATGTTGTCCATCACACCACCCTACACATTGGATCAAATTACATTTTGACTGCGCTCTTAttcttatatgtacatacaaaaacaTAGGTAAAAGCACCTACGTACCAGCAAGATTCAACAGAACAGATAGAAAACCTCTTCGTTGGTTCATCTAATGGTAAAATGAAAGATATTTCTTCAGTTTATTACAATGATGATCTTTTTTACAGACCCAGAAAAATAGACACAACAGTTTAATGGTATCTAATCCAAGTTTCAATATGTTAATCATGTACAGAgaaattttccagatttttcaaCGCTTACATAAGGTTATAATTACGATGCGcagaaattctccaaaatgacctAGCTTCGTTCACAAAAAGACCTCAGTACCGATAGAAAAGATCCCATCTCTTAATTGAACAATGCAATCGAAGAGCTCTCTTCAAGCACTCGCAAATTCAATCATTcgctttgggggggggggggatcgaACACCTGTAGGTATCATTTTGCTAACAATGTATTTCTCGTTCGCCTTCACATTACCAACTATACTACCCAATCGAGCACCGATGTAGCATAATTAGCCGAACAGACCGCCATAATAATAAATCTCTGgttatttttgcttttgtctGCAGGTATACAGCGGATGGAAATTTGGCGACTGAGAGCGTGGCTAGTAAGCCTGCTAGCTACAACGTTCTTCCACACACTGGATTCGGCAGGCGATGGCTTCGACTCGGCACAAAAGCCGCACATACGACAAAAAAGACTGTTATGGATCACCTCGGATGGTCGTTTAGCTCTGCCGCCCGGCACTCACCTCACAATTACTCCTTCACTTTCGTTACCATTTGTTCGGTACCCACCGGATGGTTTTCTTTCTAATATGTCCATTAGTTTACCATTTAGTAGTGAGTACATAGTATATCGTATGATTCACCAAAGATTGCTTCATATCATCACGAGTACAATATTAACACACCTCTATCGTACTGTTtcagttgattttgatttattgggTTTGACGGATAACCAAAACCCATACGGAGTACTGCCTCCTTTAATAGGACGCAGTCTTGGTAGAAAAGCTGGTTCTTACTTTGCTGATTACGTAGCTCAGTTTCTCGAAAGAAAAAGAACAGAAAGATCAGCACCGCCGACTCCGAAACATTCGCATTTTCACGGAGGAGAAAGGTATGCAAAATCCATGCATTGAAacacctttcaaaaattattgcattcgtgacatttttttgtaaacgttTAGGTAAGTAATTGCTTTTTTCGTGCTTTTCTTCTTACAGAGCTTTGTTATACACTGTCGTTGAAGACTTACTAGCAAGTTTTGGTATGGATGGTAAAGCTTGCTTGTTAAGGGCGATTTGCGAAGTACATAGTCATTCTTCTATTCAAAAGTTCGGCCTGCTGGGTGAAATGTTGCAGTTGTTTTTTTCGTAAGTATTCCCTAATTTAGTCAAAAGAGCTGGGAATTTTATGCACTTTCTCTcagaaaatattcagaaaaatattcTATGAATCGGAGGCGGATTTAATACTTACACCGCAAGAAAGTCAAAGTGTcggaattttggcaattttagcgaATAACAGGGCGTCCGACAAATACTATTGACGTAAAAGCGACAGTACATTTTGAAAGTACGCGAGaccatgaaaatttcagaacgttttggtaaaatagcgaaactttttagcaaaaaagtaaaaaatagagaattaatggaagaaaatgaaaatttcaatcaaataggcaaaaaaacgaaacaattttATCGGGAATTTTCGCCTAAGAGGTAAGACaatatttttgccatttttgtctagaaacaagaatttttgcaatttttgacagaaagcaCGACTTGATTTTTTCTAAGTAACTTCGgcatcaaaatatttaaaaacgtACTGTAATCAAATACGTAAAAGCTCTGAAAATTGCCctaaatgcatgaaaaagtgttgaaaatgctttcaaatgGAGTAAAAAGCACCGAAAAAGGcgtcaaaaaattactacatgaaaccagacaaaatttcagtacttaaaaactcaccaaaaaaaattttttttcaatttgaaaaactttcgaaaatgtggtaaaaaaacacgaaaaaagcaataaaatcattgaaaattgcaaCTAAAAAATATCACAAGATTTCAGCAggtaaaatttccccaaaattccgaAGAAGTGTTAAAATGATGCGAAACCACTCGAAAAAAGCATAGTCACtgaaatcaaaagaaaaattgctgaaattttggaacatAAAATATCGTTTAAAACGCAGGAAAGTGTTCGAAATGCAATAAAATGATCgaaaacaccccaaaaaaaaaaaaaaataactgaaagtaaccaaaaaaaggctcattttttttgaagaaactcctttgaaatgcatgaaaaagtggtgaaaatagttgaaaagtaatgaaatttgagtgaaacCTGTCAAGGTGTGATACTgaactacaatttgaaaaagctacaaaattacttcgaaatttaccaaaaaatgcacAGAGAAGAAATTAAACTATGCTAAAACGAAGTGAAAATGCTCTCaaatagtcggggggcccgcataaggatcacctgcacccccctaacgattctccgggacaacttttttcttaaaggggaagtcctaaggaacatttctagcccttgtcctcaaaaaaaaagtggccctactcacaaaatggcggccattttgattgacaggtcagccgaaatctcaggtttttgcgttccaacataggactttcacggaaGTTTTTAAACCgttcaaaggtagatcgaaagagcaggcaaaaattcatcacctgtcaaaatttcaagtgctaaagtgcctttttcgatttttggtgaattttcaaaaatcaaattctggccaaaatgtgagaaaaaaacaaaattttaccaaattgacctagaaacctgaaattagagatatatcctattttcgactgccaaatcgattggaaactgttacaaaccgttttgagcagttctgaagcttccagcagatttttgaaactcgaatttctcacaaaatttcatcaaaatggagttggaaagccaaaatttattctgcaaactaatttcaatacgctatgaagtcgactgcaggtgattttcaagtcgttttggagcctccagcgattttttgaaaattactggagcctccagcagattgttgaaactcgaaattctcacaaaatttcatcaaatggagttggaaagccgaaattcattctacaaactaatttcaatacgctatgaagtcgactgcaggtgattttcaagtcgttttggagcctcgagcaattttttgaaaattactggagcctccagtagatttttgaaacttgaaatttccccaaaatttcatcgaatggggttagcaagctgaaattaaatCTGCagttcaattttaacaccttctgaagacgacttcaggcgagttcaagtaattttggagccaccagtgactttttgaaaagtttcatcgcgtttttaggagaattaaaatttcgaaaaagtagctggaagtttcaaaaccacttgaaaccaccatgcattcgacttcatattgtattgaaattagtttgcagagtaaatttcgggttgctaaccccattttttttttttttttttttttttcaaattccgcGATCCCTGCCACATTGGGCATCCATCAGCGTTTTTCACTAAATCACCAATTCCGGCTGAGAGCGCCCAACGACGATTCCACCGCTACTCTGTTGTTTGTCTTTTCACATGGTGATTCTTCTTGCTGGAAGGTCGGACGGCTTGAATCTCTTCAGCCTGCGCACATCGTTTGAACCTAAccccatttgaagaaattttggggaaatattaagtttcaaaaatctactggaggctccagtaattttcaaaaaaatcgctggaggctccaaaacgacttgaaaatcatattgaaattaatttgcagaatgaatttcggctttccaactccatttgatgaaattttgtgagaatttcgagtttcaaaaatctgctggaagcttcagaactgctcaaaacggattgaaacagtttccaatcgatttggcaggtcgaaaataggatatatatCTAATTTCAGATtactaggtcaatttggtaaaattttgtttttttctcacattttggccaaaatttgatttttgaaaattcaccaaaaatcgaaaaaggcacttaagcacttgaaattttgacaggtgatgaatttttgcctgctctttcgatctacctttgtacggtttaaaaaattccgtgaaagtcctatgttggaacgcaaaaacctgcgatttcggctgacctgtcaatcaaaatggccgccattttgtgagtagggccactttttttttgaggacaagggctagaaatgttccttaggacttcccctttaagaaaaaagttgtcccggagaatcgttaggggggtgcaggtgatccatatgcgggccccccgactaaaAGGAAATAAATCACTGTATATTATCAAAATCTGCTAAAATTTTGACGAGAATAATTCctcaaaatgcatgaaaatgtgTTAAGAACACTTCAAAATAAGGCAAagtcaattagaaaaaaataaaatgaaaatcacgaaaaatcataagtaaaatttgccaaaaatacaccaaaaagcCTGAAAAATACCTTATAGAATGAAGTAAATACCTACACtcggaaaaaataataaaaaaactcAAAGCACCACAAAACTAATCAATTGAAATGCACGAACGAGTGTTAAAAAACGCttccaaaatgatgaaattgtaGTGTTTACCAAATAAAAGCAGCAgatgtgtcaaattttttcaactaaataaaattgcgaaaaattacaaaaaaaaagtacacgaaTCCAGTAAAACCTCCTCTGGATGCGGGAAAAAGGATATCGAAGCCCCGTTACATTCGAAAAATAAGCATttcaattgctgaaaattgccgaaaaacttttaaaatttcagtgaGACTAGTTCAAAATGCACTAAAATGAATCGTATAGAAATCCCTGAAAATCGCCGATTTAGTCATGTGCTGCTAATAATTTCAGCATAATTACtcggaaaaaaaaaactttttcgtaAACCTAATCGCATTTCTGAcaaattcatctaaaattccCTCTTACTGTGCacaattttcgttcaaaattctGTCTACAATTTCAGTAGATTTGACATTGAAGAAAAGTTGAGAGGAACAAAAATTGCTATTTATTTCTTGACGTTTCAAGCTACAATACATTATGTACTTTTacttcgaacaattttttttttcaatattttgaaaattgaaatcaacgaCTCAACGTTAGAGAAATGAACTactccttcaaaaaaaaggaaatttcattgcatgaatcacaaattttcgaagGTTTTGTCCTCGTTTTACAGTTGACTCAGGCAGACTAggtttcatttccaaaatttaaattccatATCAAGGAAATGGCagttcaatgttttcaaattcgagttgatagtcaaaaaaattaacttctcaattcaaaaataatgatgtaGTATATAACATTTCTGGAAGCATAAATTTCTGAAATCAATTTGTAGTCCTCGCTTCAGATCGAGTCGATTTTATAcaatattgaaataggtatacTGAAAAAACAGATAGGTACCTTCTGTAATTCGATTTCAAAAAGTAGCAAGGATACGAAAATCAATCTCAACTCAAAAGATCCAGAACGTCTtccaaatcattttgaaaaacaaaaacaacaatttttgaagtgaaagcagcagggggggggtcaaaatcgTAATATTCGAAACGCGGGTCCTCGTGAATCGTTTCGCagtgtaatcaatttttcataaatccACCACTGCCTCTGATCACCTTTTGCCTACAATTTCGCAAATTAAAATCGACACTGTAGCCCTTAAAAGTCTACTTCATCTCTTTTAATTTCTTTGCAGAGCAAGTAAATCACCATTTGCCGAATTATTAGACGAATACGTTGAAGCAGAAATTGTAGGACGAGAAAAACGAGAATGCTGGCCGTATTTCAAAAGTTGCCCAAAGTCCTTATTTCAACCTGTTCACAACAAATACACGTAAGTAGGGGTTTGAATTTTGTACTCTGGTTGAGATATAATGAGAGAAGGAGGATTAATGAAATCACTCGTACATCTCCTTCGATTGTATAGTTTCGATGATTTATTGTgtactatttttcaattattccaTTTCTTTTCGTTGAATGAAGCTTACTCGATAGAATTTCAATACGataaatgtatgtacctaattatatcgtgaaatcaatttcaacttcaaaaactaTGTTTGCAGAGATAACAGTGCCACAAAACAACAGGCAGGAGATGAAGCAGAAAATGAAATACCAACTGACGAAGATGTATCGCAGTTGAATATTGATTTGAACCAAAGGAATAGAAATTACGCGATGTAAAATATCGAACGATGAAATATTCGACGTATAGAATTAGGTACTTTTATAAGCACTGTAAATAATACCTAGATGTATAAATATGTTCATATTTCCAACTTTCCATTCCAATTAATTTAttcagtgtaaaaaaaaatcatcaagggTTCGCAACAACTTGTTTGATTAGGTACATGAAGTTTCGTATATATTTTTGATgataaaagaatttttcaatgaatcagtctaattagaaaaaaataaataaaaaatgaaataaattcaaacaaGTCCACAGTTTAACCATCTTGTCTATTGTTTGTACATTATATTGTGAtactacactctaattttaaggACATATTTCACTTCCTGAAACTATGCATCATTGATTACAATTTGAACGTGGAAGGAGCCAACCTCaactttgattgaaaaaaaaaaaacaacacattaTCGACTAACCTTAATTTATCCATTTCATTTTcgatatggaaaatttttagaaaaataggcAGCATGAGATGAAATACGGGAAGTGcttgaatgaaagaaaaaaacacgagagTTAATTATTtagtatacaattttttttttgtaaatctatTTTCATAACATATTGTATGATAAATGTAAGTtgtattaaaatcaaaattctatttttgatgAAGTCATTAATATATCCgaatatttttacgattattttaaGATTATAGCAGATTCGTTATTCGTTAAATCTGACGTAGGTACCAAAGATTTTCTGATACAAATATTTTTCCTATAtaagaacagaaaattttctgtgCCATGGCACTGTTTCGAATCCACTCGGATATTTTTCacttgtaatttgaaaattaaaaaaaaaactatgccGAAGAATATTACAGAcgctatattaatgtgtaaagATTTgagttattttataaaaatggcaTTATCataaacgtatatttttttttgttaattatttatttaatatttttttaccattgtGTCCTAAATTATGtgctatatattttttaaattacatcgagttgaaaaaatttgcgcCTGtgtgaatttgaatatttcatttctgctgaaattgaaaacagatGCGTTGCATTTttgttacgagtattttcacatttttattttatattattttcaccAATGTGACCCACCTgaggaaaataaagaaaaaaaaatgaatcgattttcaagtGAGTAAGTAAgcgatttattgaaaatttgaatgcgATTCCCCATTAGTGTTTTCATTTCACGTAAATATAGCTGAAttgaattttgccaaattttaccaagtttcatattttttgatgaaataatgtTGAGGGATTTCATGAATTCTTTATCcatattttcaaatgattttagTAACACTTTACGCAATTTTCCCAgcattttgtttgattttgaggACGTTTCTCGTGTTGGTATAATTTGTACCGATTTTAGGAATCATGTAAAAATACTAGAAAAAGTGTAAAACACATGAAAAACAGATAAAACAACTCGCTAAAAACTGTATTAGGTAAGAAAAATACTTATTCGATTTTCAGTTACTCTACATCATAATAAGTAtagttttttcatcatcatcattgatttttttcatattttttctagaCCTAATCTTAAAACATGACGATGATGacgaaattgcattttttttttcaatttatatttttttttcatgtctcaTTTTCCATAATAATTGTTAGTCATTATTATCTTTTTTTCGGAAGTGTCGAGGGTCACAAAATAAATGAGAGTCAAACTTCGACCTTTGGAGGGAATTCGTAGTTCATTCTCTTAGGGAGGATTTCTACAATTATTAGTCCaccattaggtatttttttatgtattaatTGAGTCACCACGCATAATTTAGATGAAGAAACTACTTACTTCTCAATTAGTTtcacttcattttatcaaatattaTTGCAGgcgattttcattttccttttcttttttttcttttttaaatgtcCTTTTTCTCTCATCTGTGTGTATTTCTGATTTGCTTTTCCGTACCTGTTCTCGTATGCATGCACTAAAAAACGCAACATGTGTTATAATTTTAACGTAAAAAGTACATATTGTAAGTCTATCACACCTTATTTCACCGCAAAGAATCAGATGTCCAACAATGATTCTCAATCCCAAACATCATTCACCCACCAAAAGcaagtgaaaaagaaaaatacacccCTAGCTGATGCTTACAAAAAAGGAGTAAAATATACGTATTTCGACAAAAACTAAGCTCTTCACAACACAACGACTACTGGGACATTCCactcgaaattatttttcacgttgtattcgtacctacgagtataacaaTACATACTCGAGTCTGAAAGTCAACTTTCGATACTCTTGTACCAGCAGCATCAGTAGATCGTTATCTGGATTCGAGTTCTGATGAGGAAAAGgggtatgaaaaaaatcgtcaatttgaAGAGTTCACTACGCTAGTTAGCTTTTTGAAAAGTACGTCGACGATGTCGACAGCGACCTGTTTAAAATATTAACGAAACGGCTACCTATATAAAGTGAAACCGAGTATAAGATGTACTTGTAAATTGTATGATGCTTTTACCCATAAtatctatgtagtatgtacagtAGGATATTTTTGCAAATACGTAAAgagatactcgtacatataagtAATAACATTAGGTATAGTGTAGAATAAACGAGCGTAAACGATGCTGCAAAGGCTTAGGAGAGGCAGTCGTCTCAAATTACGCGAATTTACCCATATACCCCTACATTTATTCAAACGAATTCGTCGATTCGTGAAGTGGTAAAAATTACGTCGAGTATAAAAATGACGCTATTATATGTTAGCTTTCATTTATAGACCTACGATTGGAACGGTGGCGGTGGTCCTGTCaaagagggagggggggattCAGTACAGACAaagtagagtgaaaaaaaaaacaaaaatatttttcgcgaTTGTTGTCTATTTTCATAGTGGAGGCAAATTAGCatcatatttcgaaaataaaaacatttttggctacccaagattttatgatgaaaaattctcaagggTGGTCTCCTGAATAATCCCTGAGAACTACCAGCCCACAGACccctagctaatttttttttttgggggggggggggtttaaaccccccaaaatgggttttttgcacttttatcCTCAGGGGTTTATTTTACGTCGaatatagctttatttttgaattctacgtcgaatttccgatctagtgatatatcaactgtccttctaaccccaaggggggtggggctagaatcattcaaattggaggggttttctaaaaaacac
The sequence above is a segment of the Planococcus citri chromosome 3, ihPlaCitr1.1, whole genome shotgun sequence genome. Coding sequences within it:
- the LOC135839252 gene encoding uncharacterized protein LOC135839252; protein product: MEIWRLRAWLVSLLATTFFHTLDSAGDGFDSAQKPHIRQKRLLWITSDGRLALPPGTHLTITPSLSLPFVRYPPDGFLSNMSISLPFSIDFDLLGLTDNQNPYGVLPPLIGRSLGRKAGSYFADYVAQFLERKRTERSAPPTPKHSHFHGGERALLYTVVEDLLASFGMDGKACLLRAICEVHSHSSIQKFGLLGEMLQLFFSASKSPFAELLDEYVEAEIVGREKRECWPYFKSCPKSLFQPVHNKYTDNSATKQQAGDEAENEIPTDEDVSQLNIDLNQRNRNYAM